The Ziziphus jujuba cultivar Dongzao chromosome 5, ASM3175591v1 genome segment TATTGTTTATGCTAAAATGTAAAAAgaattatcaaatgatatagCAGAATTTTATTGGATTCATTTTCTATGAATcttagatataatttttatgtcaaCCACTAATCTCTTACCAtatcatttagtaaataaaatttggtGTCCCCAGCGTTACTATTGTTTATCATACACTATTTGGTTTATGAATATACAATGAAACTGATCCAATGAGAAGCTACCTCtcgtttcttctttcttttttttttttttttttttttgccaataaGAAAATTGATGaacgaaggaaaaaaaaaaaaaaaagtttgcaaacAAACACCCCAActccttaaagaataaaaaacaagtGGAGATTTGGAGATTTGTGGCCCATTCCAGCCTTGCCCGCAACAACACTACAGGAATAGAGCTAACTCTGCCCCATTAAGCAATGTTACGGGATATAAAAATACCTGTtctaggggggaaaaaaaaagaaaagaagaccaCCGACCAACATCCAATATTTTCCCAAATTGACATACAATATTTTCAATAGAACAAAGAACATCAGTCCCGTGATTCTGAAGCACCCTTAATTCTAGTTGAAAACTGAATAAGAGAGATTCAATCACCAAAATATTCTTATCAATAAATAGCCACAGCAATTATCATCTGCTGCTTCTATTAGGCAGCTCCATGGCATTTTTAACCACATTTAACTTCATATAATACACAGAAACACATATTACATAAGTAGATTATGCCAATAATTCATAAACTACTTGCGACATTTTAGAGCAGCATCACAAAAACAGCTTCGTTTTTTACACAGTTTCACCACCCAAGCAACCTGACAGAAATCCGACAACAGAACAGTAGATCATGCTAAGTCATGGTATTTAACAATAATCACCTCGCTTGTAGAAATGTTCTTCCCTGCCATGTTGTCGTTGTCTTCTACAGAACGGAAGAGAACTCAGATGTTGAAGTTCATTCCAAAAATATCTGTCACCGTTCAAGGTTCTTCTAGGAAACATAGCCAACTCTCTTTTAATATCAAGTCTCAACCCGTTGTCTGGATATTGCACATTGTTATCCGCTCTTCCAGAGATTTCTGTCATATATCCAATGCACGAGAAAAACGAACCAACATGTTCTTTCCTGTCCAAGGTTGTTGGTGGAAACCCTCCATGGCTAAAGTTGAGACTACTATTGCTGATGCGATCTGTTTGAGGATAAGCAAAACCGAATGAAGTTGGCTGAGATTGGAAACTGGGTGTCATTGGTAGTACTGCTACATGTTGAGGGCTGTGATCGACTATTGTATTGTACCCTTTTAGTGGATAGCTTACATCAATTGAACTTGGCTTCTTCTGTATTTGCTTGGTTACTGGAAATGCAGAATGATCAGGATTGTAATCTGAGGGTACAACATGTCCTCTTTGAGAAATCCTGAAAAGTGAGGAGTATGATGGTTTTCCTACTTGAAATTGTTGAGGTATTCCACGTCTTGAGCTCATATTTGAAGCCACTCCATGCTTCTTGTTAGATTTGCTGAACCATCTAAATTTAAAGGTGCTGCATTCACCTAAATAGAAAGGTTCATCACATCTATTGCCATCCCCTCTTTTATTGTTATAGCCTGGATAGTCTTCTATCTTGAAATCAACACACTCTATCAATGACAAACAGTTTCCCAAAGCAAGTTCATGTATCTTCCAATCGCAAAATGGAGCTTTAGTTTTATGGTTCACATGAATTTCTCCATTTGCTCGAAGCATGCTCCTGGCATTCCTAAAGAAGCAGTAAACAAGACTCCTATGCTTGCTGTGGGGGtaagaaagaaaatagtttAAGGACTTCATATATAAACAAGAATTAAGAGATTAGTAAGCATATTGAGTAGATATAACTGATACAAGCTCAAATCGACACAATAAGGACTATTTCTATGACGTATTGTTAAAAATCATTGAAGCCGTTgggaatca includes the following:
- the LOC107430460 gene encoding heavy metal-associated isoprenylated plant protein 41 isoform X1, with the protein product MARQADQKEEEEEKDLEGEEKWVKHYSSKHQILLVGEGDFSFSHSLANSFGSASNIDATSLDPYDELIKKYKEAKPNLENLKKLGASVLHCVDATKMKSHTDLKMRKFDRIIFNFPHAGFHGREDDAQLIAKHRSLVYCFFRNARSMLRANGEIHVNHKTKAPFCDWKIHELALGNCLSLIECVDFKIEDYPGYNNKRGDGNRCDEPFYLGECSTFKFRWFSKSNKKHGVASNMSSRRGIPQQFQVGKPSYSSLFRISQRGHVVPSDYNPDHSAFPVTKQIQKKPSSIDVSYPLKGYNTIVDHSPQHVAVLPMTPSFQSQPTSFGFAYPQTDRISNSSLNFSHGGFPPTTLDRKEHVGSFFSCIGYMTEISGRADNNVQYPDNGLRLDIKRELAMFPRRTLNGDRYFWNELQHLSSLPFCRRQRQHGREEHFYKRGDYC
- the LOC107430460 gene encoding uncharacterized protein LOC107430460 isoform X2, with translation MARQADQKEEEEEKDLEGEEKWVKHYSSKHQILLVGEGDFSFSHSLANSFGSASNIDATSLDPYGFHGREDDAQLIAKHRSLVYCFFRNARSMLRANGEIHVNHKTKAPFCDWKIHELALGNCLSLIECVDFKIEDYPGYNNKRGDGNRCDEPFYLGECSTFKFRWFSKSNKKHGVASNMSSRRGIPQQFQVGKPSYSSLFRISQRGHVVPSDYNPDHSAFPVTKQIQKKPSSIDVSYPLKGYNTIVDHSPQHVAVLPMTPSFQSQPTSFGFAYPQTDRISNSSLNFSHGGFPPTTLDRKEHVGSFFSCIGYMTEISGRADNNVQYPDNGLRLDIKRELAMFPRRTLNGDRYFWNELQHLSSLPFCRRQRQHGREEHFYKRGDYC